The following are encoded in a window of Lacinutrix sp. WUR7 genomic DNA:
- a CDS encoding alpha-ketoglutarate-dependent dioxygenase AlkB: MESFNPIDLFSTNEVIKTEFDLPGAAVTLFENFFSIEESDRLYNSLLKNTNWEQDQMAIYGKQIDLPRLTAWYGDTDLEVAYVGKTTKLRPWTAELLKIKQRIEQEVDIKFTRCLLNYYRDGKDSVDWHQDYEVNQRKNTVIGSVTFGETRPFQLKHATRKDLKRIDIPLKHGSLLLMQGATQDNWKHKIPKTTKKIRPRINLTFRWVG, from the coding sequence ATGGAATCATTCAATCCAATAGATTTGTTTTCGACTAATGAGGTGATTAAAACCGAATTTGATTTGCCTGGTGCTGCTGTAACTTTATTTGAGAATTTCTTTTCAATAGAAGAAAGCGATAGATTGTATAATAGCCTTTTAAAAAACACCAATTGGGAGCAAGACCAAATGGCTATTTACGGTAAACAAATAGACTTACCTAGACTTACAGCTTGGTATGGCGATACGGATTTAGAAGTGGCCTATGTTGGAAAAACAACAAAGCTACGTCCTTGGACTGCGGAGCTATTAAAAATCAAACAACGCATAGAGCAGGAGGTAGACATCAAATTTACACGCTGTTTACTTAATTATTATAGAGATGGAAAAGACAGCGTAGATTGGCATCAGGATTATGAAGTAAATCAACGCAAAAACACGGTTATCGGCTCCGTTACTTTTGGAGAAACAAGACCTTTTCAACTTAAACACGCAACGCGTAAAGATTTAAAACGCATAGACATTCCTTTAAAACACGGTAGTTTGTTACTAATGCAAGGTGCTACTCAAGATAATTGGAAGCATAAAATTCCGAAAACCACAAAAAAAATTAGACCACGAATAAACCTAACCTTTAGATGGGTTGGATAA
- the nfsB gene encoding oxygen-insensitive NAD(P)H nitroreductase, with translation MNLHDTLNWRYTTKEYDTTKKISDADMGEVKNLLRMSPSSINLQPWHFIIAETTEGKARMTKGTQGFFHFNEPKITNASAVVLFCSKTSEGADDIFYKHLLEVQDKDGRFPNEDIKNGMYGGMNAFGDIHKYDLKDYQHWMEKQVYLNIGNFLLGVASLGIDATPMEGIDVKALDEEFGLRAKGFTSLVVVSLGYRAASDFNSTDKTPKSRLPQSEIITVI, from the coding sequence ATGAATTTACACGACACATTAAACTGGAGATACACTACAAAGGAATACGACACAACCAAAAAAATCTCTGATGCAGATATGGGGGAAGTCAAAAATTTATTAAGAATGAGTCCTTCAAGTATTAACCTGCAACCTTGGCATTTTATTATTGCTGAAACTACAGAGGGAAAAGCGCGTATGACAAAAGGAACTCAAGGCTTCTTTCATTTTAATGAACCAAAAATAACGAATGCATCAGCTGTAGTATTATTTTGTTCAAAAACTAGTGAAGGTGCAGATGATATTTTTTATAAACACCTTTTAGAAGTACAGGATAAAGACGGAAGATTCCCTAATGAAGACATAAAGAACGGAATGTACGGAGGGATGAACGCTTTTGGAGACATTCATAAATATGATTTAAAAGACTATCAACATTGGATGGAAAAGCAGGTATATCTTAACATTGGAAACTTTTTGTTAGGAGTTGCAAGTTTAGGTATCGATGCAACACCAATGGAAGGTATTGATGTAAAAGCGTTAGATGAAGAATTCGGATTAAGAGCAAAAGGATTCACATCTTTAGTAGTTGTTTCTTTAGGCTATAGAGCTGCATCGGATTTTAATTCAACGGACAAAACTCCAAAATCTAGATTACCACAAAGTGAAATTATCACTGTAATATAA
- a CDS encoding zinc-binding alcohol dehydrogenase family protein: protein MKAIGYKENLPIDNVNSLQDIEIKTPKATGRDILVEIKAISVNPADYKVRANMPVQGDDWKIIGWDATGIVKQVGEDVTLFNVGDEVWYAGDFTRQGSYAQFQVVDERIIGKKPTSLSYAEAAALPLTTLTAYEMLFDRLEVSKDDANKSILIIGAAGGVGSIMVQLAKKLTKLNIIATASREETTDWLKELGADTVINHRNKLSEEFEKYSLPAPEYVVSLNATEQHVDEIVKLIKPQGKFGFIDDPKVMNVMPFKGKAVSTHIELMFTRAMFQTEDMIEQHNILNKASELIDNGTIKTTLGENFGTINAENLRKAHAFLETGKAKGKIVLEGF from the coding sequence ATGAAAGCAATAGGATACAAAGAGAATTTACCAATAGACAATGTAAATTCGCTACAAGACATAGAAATAAAGACTCCAAAAGCAACTGGAAGAGATATTTTAGTGGAAATTAAAGCCATTTCGGTAAATCCAGCAGATTATAAAGTACGTGCAAATATGCCTGTACAGGGTGACGATTGGAAAATTATAGGTTGGGATGCAACCGGAATTGTAAAGCAAGTTGGAGAAGATGTTACTTTATTTAATGTTGGTGATGAAGTTTGGTACGCTGGCGATTTTACACGTCAGGGTAGTTATGCGCAATTTCAGGTGGTAGATGAACGTATTATAGGTAAAAAACCAACAAGTTTATCCTATGCGGAAGCTGCGGCGTTACCATTAACAACACTTACTGCTTATGAAATGTTGTTTGATAGATTAGAGGTTTCTAAAGACGATGCCAATAAATCCATTTTAATAATAGGTGCAGCAGGAGGCGTTGGTTCTATAATGGTGCAATTAGCTAAAAAGTTAACAAAACTGAACATTATTGCTACTGCTTCTCGCGAAGAAACTACCGATTGGTTAAAAGAATTAGGTGCAGATACGGTTATCAACCATAGAAATAAATTGAGTGAAGAGTTTGAAAAATATAGCCTTCCAGCGCCAGAATATGTTGTGAGTTTAAATGCTACAGAACAACATGTAGATGAAATTGTAAAGCTGATTAAACCGCAAGGGAAATTCGGCTTTATTGATGATCCAAAAGTAATGAATGTGATGCCTTTTAAAGGAAAAGCAGTGTCTACACACATCGAGTTAATGTTTACGCGTGCTATGTTTCAAACAGAAGATATGATTGAGCAACATAACATTTTAAATAAGGCTTCTGAGCTAATAGATAACGGGACAATTAAAACCACTTTAGGCGAAAACTTCGGAACTATTAATGCGGAAAACCTGCGTAAAGCACACGCTTTTTTAGAAACAGGAAAAGCAAAAGGTAAAATAGTTTTAGAAGGATTTTAG
- a CDS encoding cupin domain-containing protein, which translates to MNFKSIIAALAVTVLFASNTANAQVNTIDSIATSKVQHFNFDKMESETIGEGIKRKWFHGEKGQMTIFNLEKGAHIPWHKHPNEQITYIMSGKVKIKTIIDGKEEFVEVGAGEVIVFPENVPHEFWALEETVDLDVHVPVREDWLSKELPDYLKKSKK; encoded by the coding sequence ATGAATTTCAAATCAATTATAGCAGCACTAGCTGTAACAGTACTATTTGCCAGTAACACAGCAAATGCACAAGTAAATACGATAGATTCTATAGCCACTTCAAAAGTGCAACATTTCAATTTTGATAAAATGGAATCAGAAACTATTGGAGAAGGAATTAAACGTAAATGGTTCCATGGTGAAAAAGGTCAAATGACAATTTTTAATTTAGAAAAAGGAGCGCATATTCCTTGGCACAAACACCCAAACGAGCAGATAACATACATAATGTCTGGTAAGGTTAAAATCAAGACTATTATTGATGGTAAAGAGGAATTTGTAGAAGTTGGAGCAGGAGAAGTGATTGTTTTTCCTGAAAATGTACCTCACGAATTTTGGGCATTAGAAGAAACTGTAGATTTGGATGTGCATGTTCCTGTTCGTGAAGATTGGTTGTCTAAAGAGCTTCCGGATTACTTGAAGAAGAGCAAAAAATAA
- a CDS encoding SDR family NAD(P)-dependent oxidoreductase has product MSKTIIITGSTDGIGKLTALKLAQDGHTVYVHGRSEAKVNNVVAEIKEASNNQKIKGLVADFSDLKAVKKLAEQIKNDIPKIDILINNAGIFKSESTLTKDGLDFRMVVNYLAPYLLTNAILSNIENADSPRIINLSSAAQAPVSEAVLRGKEQVSENDSYAQSKLALTMWSFNLAKQEPKIAVIAVNPGSLLNTKMAKEAFGDYWSPAEKGVDILYDLVTSEAYKNDIGKYFDNDKGNPKGHFSSAHPGAYDKLKIENLLQQTDSLL; this is encoded by the coding sequence ATGAGTAAAACAATAATAATCACAGGAAGCACAGACGGAATAGGAAAGTTAACCGCTTTAAAACTTGCGCAAGATGGACATACTGTTTACGTTCACGGTAGAAGTGAAGCTAAAGTAAACAATGTTGTTGCCGAAATTAAAGAAGCTTCCAATAACCAAAAGATTAAAGGTTTGGTTGCTGATTTTTCAGATTTAAAAGCTGTTAAAAAATTAGCAGAACAGATTAAAAACGACATTCCGAAAATAGATATTTTAATAAACAATGCAGGTATTTTTAAATCAGAAAGCACATTAACTAAAGACGGTTTAGATTTTAGAATGGTTGTAAATTATTTAGCACCTTATCTGTTAACAAATGCTATTCTTTCAAATATTGAAAATGCTGATTCCCCAAGAATTATTAATTTAAGTTCTGCTGCACAAGCACCAGTTTCAGAAGCTGTTTTAAGAGGAAAAGAGCAAGTTTCAGAAAACGATAGTTATGCGCAAAGCAAGTTGGCATTAACCATGTGGAGTTTTAATTTAGCGAAACAAGAACCAAAAATTGCCGTTATAGCTGTAAATCCGGGCTCGTTATTAAATACAAAAATGGCAAAAGAAGCTTTTGGAGATTATTGGTCTCCGGCAGAAAAAGGTGTGGATATTTTGTATGATTTAGTGACTTCTGAAGCATATAAAAACGATATAGGGAAGTATTTTGATAATGATAAAGGAAATCCAAAAGGTCATTTTTCATCAGCGCATCCAGGTGCTTATGATAAATTGAAGATTGAAAACTTATTACAACAAACGGATAGTTTATTGTAA
- a CDS encoding helix-turn-helix domain-containing protein has translation MDRKELFEKKPKIKINDKISFCPTSAAMELIGGKWKSVILTHLIGGKKRYNELRKEIPGITERTLSLQLKQLEADGMVSRKVFTKKPPLKVEYRLTEFGETLTPILTLIVEWGLHAAETKGEFLFNEVE, from the coding sequence ATGGACAGAAAAGAACTGTTTGAAAAAAAACCAAAGATTAAAATCAACGATAAAATATCGTTTTGTCCAACCAGTGCTGCTATGGAATTGATTGGTGGTAAATGGAAAAGTGTAATTCTAACCCATTTAATTGGTGGCAAAAAACGGTATAACGAATTACGAAAGGAAATTCCTGGTATTACAGAGCGTACACTAAGTTTACAGCTAAAGCAATTAGAAGCCGATGGTATGGTAAGCAGAAAAGTGTTTACTAAAAAACCACCTTTAAAAGTAGAATACAGACTTACCGAATTTGGTGAAACCCTTACTCCTATTCTAACCCTTATTGTAGAATGGGGTTTGCATGCAGCTGAAACAAAAGGCGAGTTTTTGTTTAATGAGGTAGAGTAA
- the nfsB gene encoding oxygen-insensitive NAD(P)H nitroreductase → MNLNEILNNRYTVKEFDPTKKVSNDDFEQIKSLLRLSPSSINLQPWHFIVADTKAGKERIAKGTEGTFPFNTPKVLDASHVIVIAAKTGIDENYIKSILDKEDEDGRYAKQEYKDQAYAGRMMFANLHRYDLKDVQPWIEKQVYLNMGSLLTGAAVLGIDACPMEGVDVKALDKEFGLHKKGYTALAVVSLGYRKDTDFNSKLPKSRFSVDTIITKL, encoded by the coding sequence ATGAATTTAAATGAAATATTAAACAACCGCTACACAGTTAAAGAATTTGATCCTACTAAAAAAGTATCTAATGACGATTTTGAACAAATCAAATCTTTATTACGTTTAAGTCCATCAAGTATAAACTTACAGCCTTGGCATTTTATAGTTGCTGATACGAAAGCAGGTAAAGAGCGTATTGCAAAAGGAACAGAAGGAACCTTTCCTTTTAATACTCCAAAGGTTTTAGATGCTTCCCATGTAATTGTGATTGCGGCTAAAACAGGAATTGACGAAAATTATATAAAAAGCATTCTAGATAAAGAAGACGAAGATGGGCGTTATGCAAAACAAGAATATAAAGATCAAGCTTACGCAGGACGTATGATGTTTGCAAATCTGCATCGGTATGACCTTAAAGATGTACAACCTTGGATAGAAAAACAAGTATACCTTAATATGGGTTCTTTATTAACAGGTGCAGCAGTTTTAGGTATAGATGCTTGCCCAATGGAAGGTGTAGATGTAAAAGCTTTAGATAAAGAGTTTGGTTTACATAAAAAAGGATATACCGCTTTAGCTGTAGTGTCTTTAGGGTATAGAAAAGACACCGATTTCAATTCTAAACTTCCAAAATCTAGATTTTCAGTAGATACCATTATTACTAAATTATAA
- a CDS encoding alpha/beta fold hydrolase: protein MKKFFKIIGGIIVSLLAIGAILFFFFPKVLIDQTNASYANAANLEKKTVEINGYTVHFYESKANDDKPDFVLLHGMADDKSSFLQTAKFLSNEYHLILPDLAGHGDNERKQGLDYSIDGQATFLKSFLEQLNVTNFNLIGNSMGGHTAAAYAIKYPNDVKNLILLDAAGIKIDDHVVYGGFGKKIENKEELDVVLQRVFYKVPDLPGPIANYMMETVNSSKDFVDNTLIPAITRGKFFNLKDDVQYIKAPTLVLQGKHDEVVRFNVAEYYKDHIPNATLVVIENAAHSPQLEVPEEVANDIKKFIKL, encoded by the coding sequence ATGAAAAAATTCTTTAAAATAATTGGAGGTATCATCGTGAGCTTGTTAGCAATTGGTGCTATACTATTTTTCTTTTTTCCAAAAGTGTTGATAGACCAAACCAATGCAAGCTATGCTAATGCAGCAAACCTGGAAAAGAAAACGGTGGAAATAAATGGATACACCGTACATTTTTACGAAAGCAAAGCGAATGATGATAAACCAGACTTTGTACTACTTCACGGAATGGCAGACGATAAAAGTAGCTTTTTACAAACTGCTAAATTTTTATCTAATGAGTATCATCTAATTCTTCCTGATTTGGCTGGACACGGCGATAATGAAAGAAAACAGGGACTGGATTATTCTATAGACGGACAAGCCACTTTTCTAAAATCGTTTTTAGAGCAACTTAACGTAACAAACTTTAACCTCATAGGTAATTCGATGGGCGGACATACAGCTGCTGCCTATGCTATAAAATACCCTAATGATGTTAAAAATTTAATCTTATTAGATGCTGCGGGTATAAAAATAGATGACCACGTTGTGTATGGTGGTTTTGGTAAAAAAATTGAAAATAAAGAAGAGTTAGATGTTGTGCTACAACGTGTTTTTTACAAAGTACCAGACCTTCCGGGACCCATAGCGAATTATATGATGGAGACTGTGAACAGCAGTAAAGATTTTGTTGATAACACCTTGATTCCTGCTATTACTAGAGGAAAATTCTTCAATCTTAAAGACGATGTTCAGTATATAAAAGCGCCAACATTAGTATTACAAGGGAAACACGATGAAGTGGTACGTTTTAATGTAGCTGAATACTACAAAGACCATATTCCGAATGCAACTTTAGTAGTTATCGAAAACGCAGCACATTCACCTCAATTAGAAGTTCCTGAAGAAGTGGCAAACGATATTAAAAAGTTTATAAAATTATAA
- a CDS encoding putative quinol monooxygenase, with translation MKSTIVKFTAKPEHATSFAATLKEAQAATRKEAGNKEIKVFVSNTDANVFFVYERWADKAAITSHDNESHTKKLMEVGQTALQIAPDFYFLGDTNPLPDRSKSPNAEDELFIIFFIFKLKSGYKKQVLAQFEDHVTNTRKEEQGNILFDLYTVDDQEDTLAVYEHWRTASDVWDIHFYQPYAMKTGKLLEEAVEGDLKQYMNFVTEI, from the coding sequence ATGAAAAGCACCATAGTAAAATTCACAGCAAAACCAGAACACGCAACTAGTTTTGCAGCAACCTTAAAAGAAGCACAAGCAGCGACACGAAAAGAAGCTGGTAATAAAGAAATTAAAGTATTTGTATCGAATACAGATGCCAATGTATTTTTTGTTTACGAACGTTGGGCAGACAAAGCTGCAATAACCTCTCACGATAACGAGTCGCACACAAAAAAGTTAATGGAAGTAGGGCAAACAGCTTTGCAAATCGCTCCAGATTTTTATTTTTTAGGGGATACCAATCCTTTACCAGATCGTTCTAAATCTCCAAATGCTGAAGATGAATTATTCATTATTTTCTTCATATTTAAGTTGAAGTCGGGTTATAAAAAACAAGTTTTAGCACAGTTTGAAGATCATGTTACCAACACAAGAAAAGAGGAGCAAGGAAACATTCTTTTTGATTTATACACGGTAGACGACCAAGAAGATACTTTGGCGGTTTATGAACATTGGAGAACAGCATCAGATGTTTGGGACATTCATTTTTATCAACCATATGCAATGAAAACAGGTAAATTGTTGGAAGAAGCTGTAGAGGGAGATTTAAAACAGTATATGAATTTTGTAACAGAAATTTAA
- the budA gene encoding acetolactate decarboxylase, giving the protein MKKLILLFSLALFASCGNETKKEAMSTSEEAHGHSHSEGADEHGLAPHTENTIHQYAPTVALLNSIYEGDITPQQMVQQGNIGIGTVNHLAGELVAVDGVVYTIDAEGGIAEAPDDLESPNMTMINFQPKQTVTVENIESYEDLTRELQKYSTSKNSFYAYRIKGEFKHLKMASAHKVENEDVSLFEYLDTRVMYTRDNIKGTLVGLFTPDYLGNIVIPGMHFHFLSDDIKLGGHLEDIKFDKLSIEIQEVNQVNLQLPETEKFRNKDLKQGAAPKATAKQNGK; this is encoded by the coding sequence ATGAAAAAACTAATACTATTATTTTCTTTAGCGCTTTTCGCTAGCTGCGGAAATGAGACTAAAAAAGAAGCAATGTCAACTTCGGAAGAAGCACACGGACATTCACATTCTGAAGGTGCGGACGAACACGGTTTGGCACCTCATACCGAAAATACCATTCATCAATATGCACCAACGGTTGCCTTATTAAATAGTATTTATGAAGGTGATATTACCCCGCAACAAATGGTACAGCAAGGTAACATTGGTATTGGAACCGTAAATCATTTGGCTGGCGAATTGGTTGCTGTAGATGGAGTGGTTTATACGATTGATGCCGAAGGCGGAATCGCAGAAGCACCAGACGATTTAGAATCTCCGAATATGACGATGATAAATTTTCAACCGAAACAAACCGTAACTGTTGAAAATATTGAGTCTTATGAAGACTTAACTAGAGAGCTTCAAAAATATTCAACCTCTAAAAATAGCTTTTACGCATATAGAATTAAGGGTGAATTTAAGCACTTAAAAATGGCTTCAGCGCACAAGGTAGAGAACGAAGATGTGTCTTTATTTGAATATTTAGACACACGTGTTATGTACACTAGAGACAACATTAAAGGGACTTTGGTTGGTTTATTTACACCAGATTATCTAGGAAACATCGTAATTCCTGGAATGCATTTTCACTTTTTATCAGATGATATAAAATTGGGCGGACATTTAGAAGACATCAAATTTGATAAGCTTTCTATTGAAATTCAAGAAGTAAACCAAGTGAATTTACAACTTCCAGAAACTGAAAAATTCAGAAATAAAGATTTAAAACAAGGTGCAGCACCAAAGGCTACAGCAAAACAAAATGGTAAATAA